The sequence CCCTGTGTGCCCAGAACAGTCCTGTTGCTGTCTGTTGTCCCTGCGTAAGTATTAACaacttcctctttcattcttaaaagtGTCCTTGTTTTCAACTAAATGCAGTGTCGTACCCCGGACAAATCCTGCAGCAGAAAAAGGAGATtggtggaaaaactggtgaaatccaagTAAAATCTCTAGTTAAGAGTGACTTACTAATGTTACTttctaagttttgacaaatgcaggGTGGTTGCATAAGGTGTTAACAGGGGAAGCGGAGTGAAAAGTATTTCTGTTTCTTCGCTATCTTcgcaacttttctgtaaaactaaaattttacttaaagCATTTTGGCCCAGCTAATAAGTTAGCAGAGCACCCTAATTATAATGCCCAGCTCAGAAACGAGGAagtggaggttcagagaggttaagtgccttgcctgaggtcacacagcggAGAGGCCAACTCCGGAGCCAGGCTCCGCTGCTTCCCAAAGCTCCACCCACTGGCCTCAGATGAGCCTCCCGAGAGCCCCATTCACGGTgcagaaactgaagttcagggtGGTGGGGCGGTGACATCACAGGGACGTGAACCCAGGTCCCAGTTCATAGCCTGCCCTGCCCACAGCACTGTGGGTTTCCCTGGACCAAATGTACAGGTTGTCTCTGCCTCCCCAAGGGTGGGCACCTGGTGAGGGCTCAGTGAAGGAACAGAGCCCTCCCCCCCGCCAGGTGTTCCTTTGGGGTCACGGACCCCTCAGGGAATCTGCTCACACATCCGCGTATGTGCACAAAGTGTGGGGGCCTGGATGGAAGCCTGGCTCCCCTCTGCTTGGCCAgccaccctgcccacctcctccaccAACAGGCTCTGGAGCTCCCGCTGGCAGTCCTTCATGCGCTGCCGGTCGGCGCTGTCCACCACCCAGATGAGGCCGTCGGTGCTCTCAAAGTAGTTCCGCCAGTAGGACCGCAGGGACTTCTGGCCGCCCACATCCCAGATGTTCAGCTTGAATCTGGGCGGGAATGGGGTGGCCAGAGGGTCAGCCTGGCCCCTCACCCGCCCTCCCTGCCCTACTCTGGGCCAGCCCGCTGCAGGGCCCCCACTCACCCCCGGTGTTCCAGGGTCTTAATGTTGAAGCCCAGTGTCGGGGAGATGGTGTCGATGTCTTCCCCGTTGAACTTCTTGAGGATGGTTGTTTTGCCAGCATTGTCCAGGCCTCTGGGGCACACCAGGTTAAGGAGAAGTCCCCGTGCTCTGCCCAGGGTGGTGACATCACCGCCGTGCCCCTCTTTTAGGGGACCAATCGTTTCCCGCCACGTATCAAATGAGTTGAGCACGTGCCTGAGCCCCAAGTTATCGGCCCGTGAGAAATGGGAAAGTatcaagaaataaagattttatcaTCTCGTCCTGACCGAAGATTCCTTCATTCGCTctacaat is a genomic window of Acinonyx jubatus isolate Ajub_Pintada_27869175 chromosome D1, VMU_Ajub_asm_v1.0, whole genome shotgun sequence containing:
- the ARL2 gene encoding ADP-ribosylation factor-like protein 2 isoform X1 → MKTEGTEEPFGFWPFLSMRSVERKHDLRHVLNSFDTWRETIGPLKEGHGGDVTTLGRARGLLLNLVCPRGLDNAGKTTILKKFNGEDIDTISPTLGFNIKTLEHRGFKLNIWDVGGQKSLRSYWRNYFESTDGLIWVVDSADRQRMKDCQRELQSLLVEERLAGATLLIFANKQDLPGALSSNAICEALELDSIHSHHWCIQGCSAVTGENLLPGIDWLLDDISSRVFTAD